The genomic DNA GCAAAGCTTCTTGTAAAATGTCTCTCATCGAATGAggaaattaaactatttttattagAACAAATAACCTCCCAAAAGGGGGAAATTCTTTCACATAAGAAAATTGATAAACGTTGTGGgcacaaaacaagaaatacaaTGACATATCCATTGATTAATTTGCCGGAAAAATAATCATGCTTAGAGATACATGGGCTGGAATGGGAGCACTTAATACTTGTTGGGCCTAAGTCCATTAAATGAAAAGTGAAAGACTGGCCATGTGTTAGCCCACTAGGATTGACAACTCCGTTTAGatgggaaaacaaggtaaacgACCTTCTTCTCCGTTGCAGCTCCACACTAGATATGAGCAAAGTGAGGTGGCGGTGCTGCTTGGAGGCGGAACTATCATCGACCAAGGAGGTCGAGAGGCAAACCAGAACAGTTTTTTTGGAGGGAATACCCGAGATAGATGGAGAATTGGTTGAGCTAGAGAAAAGTCTCGACAACGGCAAACCGTTTAGTCGGAAGGAGAGGTCAATCGTTACAAGTGTAGCCGGCAGAGCTCTGAGAGAGCAACAGCTTGCCAAACTAGGTGAATCTGCTTCAACTTTGGTGGCTTTGGTGTTGAGCGGCAGAAGGGTGATAACGGATGGGACTTCCGCTCCAAACAGTGTCGGAAATGGCTCTCACCGGGACTGAGGACTTTCTCTCTATAGACCATGAGCGTGTAACAGATCTCTCCCATGAGAAGGAAGACTCAGAATCTCTCCCCAAACAGGGGGAAGTCGGAGCTATCAATTTTACACAGGAGATCTTGCCGGAAGAGTACATTGACCGGCTCTGACCGAAAGCAAAACCGTCTGAGACTAGATCTGATAACTCAACCAAGTGGAGATGGCCGAGACCTTTAAGGAGAAGCATAGATAGCTTATGAAACTGCATCCGACAAAACTCTTTGAGAATACAATCCCCTCCGACCACTGACAGTCTAGAAGATGTAGAGAGGTCGGGAAAAACGACCACTGACAGTCTAGAAGATGTAGAGAGGTCgggaaaaaaattttggttataaacCACGAAGAACACATGTTTTCGCCGGAGAAACTCAAGAGCAGTGTCACCCGGTTTGCTCGCCGTTCTCGCCAGTACCAAGGAAGGCTGGCGGAATTCCAGAATGTCTCGTCGGCAACTAGAAATGCCGGCGGAAGTGGACCAAAAGTGTTCGAGTAACTGAACCCGAGAAAGTAGAAACAAGCGCCGGTCAGCACGGAGAGCCAGAGATTTGTCGCCGGAAGAAGCTCATATTGTAGATGAGCGACTACCTCGACTTCCGTGTCTGAGAAATTGTGATTAATAGTGTTTGTgttcatgtttgatttttttttgggtagtgTTATGTATATTCTGTGTAACGAAGAACCATTCTGGATGAGCTTGTGTCTCAGAAGAGCTAAAGGTCCTCTTGACTACAAAGGTTCTTGGAAAAAAACTACATTGCATCTGTAAGTACTTTTTGGAATTTATGTTCAATGAAACAATTTGGCTAATGTTGAAAGTTTCAGACTCTCTCCCTGGATTCTTTGTGTTTATGTGAAAAAGTGTTGATTGATTGGTTTTTCTGATGTTACAGAGAAGGAGTTGCTCCAGAAAATGACGCTTACAAGAAACCTTTGCATTTTGATGGTAATTCCCGCTTGATGCATACTTTACTCTTTCAAGACTTTTTCTGTTCATTCCATTCTCTTATACGAGAAGGTCTCGTTTTGGTTCTGCTCTTGTGCAGGATTCAATTCGTTGTATTTGTATAAACGATTCTATAGGTGTAATACATCTCTTGACGGGTTCTCTTTTGATGATGGCAATGTGGAACGTAGGAGAGATATCTCTTTGGATGAGTTTTCCAAGGAATATGACGCCAAGAAACCTAtaagtttcaatcttttaaaTCATGTGTATATGAAAAGGTTATGTCTTCTTGTGGCTAGTAAAAGAGATTTTGATCTGTTAGAATTTTCCAGATAGGTGAATTGTTTTTTGTGATGTTGTTACTGTCTATGGTTTTAGGTTTTGCTTTCTGGCCTTGCTGATTCTTGGCCAGCCAGTAATACGTGGACAATCGACCAACTAGTCGAGAAATATGGTGAAGTCCCGTTTAGAATATCTCAAAGGAGTCCCAACAAAATTTCCATGAAGTTTAAGGATTACATCTCATATATGAAACTCCAGCGGGATGAAGATCCTCTGTACGTTTTTGACGACAAGGTACGAGAAACAGTTTTGTAACTTTATACAAAACTTTCTTCTCATCAGGGTCAGAGAGAGTTGTAGCATAACCCAAACTTCTTAGTGAAAATATTTGGCACTTGGATTTAAGGGTTCGTGatcagaaataaaaattaacgtGACGATGATCCCAACGGTGCGTGGCTCCGAAGCTACTTCCGCGAAAGGCCGCCACTCAACCATGAACCACCTTCTCTCCGTCCACCATAAGTTTCTTAACGACCGCCTCCACTTTGTCCCTCTTCACTTACTCGCGTAATAATGTTTGAGTCTGACAAGAAGAAGACGGAGCCCTCTTCGGATCTCTTATATATAACggttagcttcttcttctcttcgcgAGCTATACTCCTGTTTCGTGAATTAATTCTGGGAACCCCCGATTCTAAAAGAGTTAGTTGCTGTGAATCAGAGAACTCCTGAGAAAACGCTgacgttttttttgttgtacttCTCCGTCTCCCCCAATTTGACAAGAAGATGATGTTATCCCGATCCAATAATTGAGTCGACTTCTGAAGGTGAATGAATGAATGGGCAAGTTAGTACAGTTTCGTGCATAAGACTTCGCTTTTAGTACCACAAGCAGGTTCGTGACAATCgtctttaatttgatcttttgtTAGGCCATCATTAACGGCAGAACTATTGTGTGTTCTTATCCcagttatattaataaaaaaggaaacagtGGGCTTAGATCAAAAATTTTGGTCTTGGGATAGAACTGATCCACAACGcagttcttctttgttttctgtgttgtgattggttgagatattttggagagaaagaaaaatctctCATCCTCTTCGAAATCGATGATGGCTGAAGAAGTAGGCGCGCTCACATTCCCGATGTCGAGAGAATCGGAGTCCGCTTCTCGACTCAAAACCATAATCTCCGATATGCTTCCTCGTTTCTCCGACGATTACATCGACGACGTCTTCTCAGTTCGTCATCttctttaaatttcattttgccTTCCTGTTCTAGAGACGACGATTCTtaggtttttattgttttcgaATTCCTTCGTCTGTCTCGTTACTTGTGAATTTTTCCCAAGGATTTGGTACCGGTGACTGATGAATCAGCTTGTTTCAGGAGTATGTTACAGTCCTTGTTTGTAATGGAAAGAGTCAGAGCCATGCAAGATAAGATTTGGACCCGTTTCTTGGGGAGAAATCTCGGGGATTTGTTGCCTGGTTTGCTGTTTTGCATCCCTTTTCTTTGTTGGCTTTTGATACATAAAGGTATTAGTGACTAACATGCGATTTCGACTTGTGTACGACATCCGCCGCTCGTCAACCCGATTCCGATACTCAGCCATCAgaatcttcttcgtcttcgtcgttCACGTTCGAGAAAGAAATTGAGAAACCCGTCTTAGTTCTGTATCGATGATAGATGCTAAGAAGGAGAAGCATCAGGTGCGATTGAattgctttcattttttttttggaggttTTGTAATGGTGCGATTGAATTGGATTGATTTGTGTAGATGTAATGGGAACTGCTGAATGGAGAGCCATGAAGAGTCCATCTTACTACAAGCGTGGTGACTATGTTCCTGGACTCAAGGTCAGCTTTTGAATcttcttatttgttttaagGATTGATGTGAGAGTTTTAAGATGAGGGAGGAGAAGTTTGGTTGGCTTATATTATCTTTGAGCAAATGGATTAGTTTCATTTCCTGAATCACATGAAGTTCCTAGTTTTCCATATAGAAAACAGGTAGTATGTTAGCAACTTGGTACTACAGAGCTCTTTCATTCGCTAGCCTTTCACTTTAGAGATGTAATGAAAATCATTAGTCGATAATGATGTCATGGTCCTCTATTGTTAACAGATTCATGGTGCATTATTACTGTAATCTTTCGTTTGATGTTTCTTCCCTTCTTTGCTTTCATGACTGTAATCTTAAATGATGCGTTCCGTCTTTCTTGTAGAACGAAACTTTCAATGGACATTACAAGAAAGCCCgaaggttttggttttaaaactgcagggatttgatttttaaaactacaggttctgtttttgttccaacaggttttggttttgaaaactGCAGTTAATActttctggttttggtttttaaaactgcaggttctgtttttttcttcttgcaggttttggttttggaaacTGCAGTTTCTGTTTTGAATACTTTCAGGTTTTGGATTCACTGGTGTTTTCAGGCTGCCTCTAGTTGATGGTTGCAGATTGTTGGACCGTTTAGTTTCAGAGTGGAGTCTGGAATTCAGATTGATCTGAAGAATGGAGCTAACCCCGTGACTGTAGATAAGACAGTATTTGCTATGGAATATGCTATTCAAGTGCTTGCTTCTGCCAAGGCTGTTGCTTGGTTCTCCCACAACAGAAAGAATTCATGGTTGAGCTTCGTTTCTTTGAGATATAGTATCAGGACTTTCCACTCAAAATGTCTAGCTTGATCCTATGAAGATTGTAGTCGTCTTGCAGAGAAGTAAATAGacaatgtttgatttttttttcagtttcttatgTTAAACAGAAGAATGATTTAATAGAAGGGAAGTTTACATCTTacattatttcactatatctttattctaagaacaccataattagttctcccattttttttacctatgatcttaataACTGATCTAatattattttcactatatatttaatctaagaacacaaaaaaaagttttcccattaatgatgcccttatgttttgtttgttttactacAACGTTGTTGTTGGTAATGGTATGGTATACGTTTTATGTATATGTAATGTGCCAATGCCACATTCATAtattcaaaaaagtaaaaatgtcCTTTTCCATAACATATTATGGCAGTTTATCTCtcatatcattttgtttttttttttttttttttttttttgttaaaggatattcaattttataaataaatgtcCAATGAGCTATTTCCGGATTTAGGCCCATTTACAATATCCCCTTAGGGCNTTTtgaattgatttgatttgttttccacTCATTTAGCCAAATTGACAAGTTTGATTGTTATTGCTGTTGTTGTCGGCAAATGTATCGAATAGTTAATTTCATATGAGCGTTTCTTTTATATaccaaactaaaatattataattattatctataaaaatattaaatatctaGATTAAGGATACGAAAGAtgattatatgtatataatttctggattaaatcaagtttttggatGGATACAATAATTATACTTGATCCATTAGGCTTTCAACAATATTTATAATGGAAGCCTGAAGTTGTTATATGTATCGAGAGTTCCTTAGGATACGTCCAATGGTAGAGCGTCAGCGTGTAAGAGTTGttcagc from Camelina sativa cultivar DH55 chromosome 7, Cs, whole genome shotgun sequence includes the following:
- the LOC104704944 gene encoding F-box protein At1g78280-like, whose amino-acid sequence is MYILCNEEPFWMSLCLRRAKGPLDYKGSWKKTTLHLEGVAPENDAYKKPLHFDGFNSLYLYKRFYRCNTSLDGFSFDDGNVERRRDISLDEFSKEYDAKKPVLLSGLADSWPASNTWTIDQLVEKYGEVPFRISQRSPNKISMKFKDYISYMKLQRDEDPLYVFDDKVRETVL